AATATTGGCATCTAAAGGAACATTTGCGGTGGAGCATGGGATTACTCTGACAGGATTTTTTCCTTGAACATACCTCACCGTGAGGCTTGGGTTGTCTGTCCTTACTGTTTCGCAACCTACCATGATACCATCCACTTTAGCTCTTATCTCATGGAGATATCTGTAAGCTTCTTGATCCATTAGTGTCATAAGCTCTTTGCTGGATGCTCCTCTGTACAGAGTTAACTTTCCGTCAACGCTTACCTCCGAGACTATGATCACATATGGCCTATTCATAGTCCCTCCCAAAGTGTTTGTAAAGGTAAAGTATTCTCAAAAGAAGAGACAGTAAGGTCAAAAGAGCTATAAGTTTTATGCCTAAAGATAAGCCTACGGGGGCGTTCACTCTTTCTAACACCGCAAACATTACAAGTGTCAGATGCGTTTCTGGTCTTCCAAAAAAGCCAACACCCTCTAAGGGATCTTTTATCTTACCTTTTATGCGCGCTTGGTATCCTATTTCGGAATAAACCACGGGTTTTATGAAGGAGTGAAGCATGGATGCAGTCACTACTGTTATGGCAGTAAAGGGTCCTGCGTAAAAGTATCCCACTGTTCCCAAAACGAACCCATCTACCCACTTGTCTGCGATCCAGTCAAAGACCGCACCAAACTTGGAGGCTCTATCTGAAAGTCTTGCCACTGTACCGTCCGCAAGGTCAAAAAGCCCAGAAAGTATTAAAAAGCTGGCACCTGTTAGGAGTTTCCCGTGGTAGAAAGAGTAAGCAGATGCCATTCCAAGAATTAAAGAGAGAAGAGTTATCAGGTTAGGAGGAAGGTGAAGTTTGTAAAGCATCACGCCAACGGGTGTGTAAACCTTCTTTAGAGCTTCTCTTCTCTTGGTGAGGTTCATTTGAGCTCCTTACCCGTTATCCAAGGCATCATCTCCCTTAACTTCTCACCCACTTCTTCTATAAGGTGCCTTCTGTCCCTTTCCAAAAGAGCGTTAAACACAGGCCTTCCAGCTTGGTTTTCCAATATCCACTCCTTGGCAAACTCTCCCTTTTGTATCTCACTAAGTATGTCCTTCATGAGGGGTTTTATGAGTTTGTATATTCTTTCTCCACGCGTCACATCACCGTACTTAGCGGTATCTGATATGGAATACCTCATGCCCGCTATACCATACTGGTATATAAGATCCACGATGAGCTTAAGTTCGTGAAGACATTCAAAATAAGCAACTTCAGGTTGATAACCAGCTTCTACAAGGGTTTCAAATCCTGCCTTTATGAGCGCAGTAACACCTCCACAGAGTACTGTCTGTTCTCCAAACAGGTCCGTTTCTGTCTCTTCCTTAAAGGTGGTTTCTATCACTCCTGCCCTTGTAGCACCTATGGCTTTTGCGTAAGCAAGAGCTTTATCTTTACAATAACCGCTTGCATCCTGATATATAGCTATGAGTGCTGGAACACCTTTGCCTTCTTCATACATCCATCTTACTAAGTGTCCAGGTCCTTTTGGTGCTACCATAAACACATCTACTTCCTTTGGTGGCACTATCTGTTTGAAGTGTATGTTAAAGCCGTGAGCAAAGGCAAGACTTTTACTTGGATTGAGATAAGGCTCCACACTCTCTTTGTATATTTGAGGTTGTACCGTGTCTGGGGTTAGAAACATAATTACGTCAGCTTCTTGCACCGCCCTTGCAGGTTCAAGAACTGGAAAACCACCCTCAAGAGCCTTACGCTTAGACTTGCTACCTTGGTGTAGGCCTACGACTACCCTTATCCCACTATCTCTGAGATTTAACGCATGAGCGTGTCCTTGACTACCATACCCTAAGATGGCTACAGTTTTGCCTATTAGAGGTTCAAGAGTAGCGTCTTCTTCGTAGTAAATCTTAGCCATATTATGCCTCCCAAAAAAAATTATACTACTTTTCCACCCTTAGGAAGATCCTTATACCGTCTTTCTTGAGCTTGTATCTGGTAAGAGTAAGCCTTTCTTTAAACTGCTTGGGTATCTTTTCGTAAACCTCCGTTAGCTTAACCGCAGGCCATACATCCATACCAAAAAGCTCGCCATCTACCAAGAAAACTTCTTCCTTTATAAGCTCTTCTGGTATGTCTTTTGTAAGAGCTCTCATAAGTATGTACCTCCTGCCCGTGTTTCTGTCATTCTTGACGCTATCTGTGTTTTCCGAAAGCCTGATCTCTCTTTTTTTCTTAAATAACAGTCCTTTGGTTTCCACCTGTATCTTCAAAAGTCCATCATCAAGCTCAAAGTTTAACTTAGGGTAAGCACTTTTTAAAAGATCCTTCTGTAGTTGTATGTCTATTTCTGCATCCATAAGATTCCCAAAGTTTAAAAGGTCCTCAATAAACAAGCCCATAATTTAAAATATACGAAATGGATTATCTTTTTGTGTTCCTTTTGGGTAGTGTCTTGGGAAGTTTCTACAACGTGCTTATATACCGTCTTCCCAGAAGGGAGTCTATAATAAGTCCTCCTTCGCACTGTCCATCGTGCGGTTCTAAGATAAGGTGGTATGACAACATACCCATAATATCTTACTTCCTTCTAAAAGGAAAGTGTAGGGATTGTTTTGCAAGCATATCCCTTAGGTATCCTTTGGTGGAGTTTCTGTCTGGACTATTGGCACTCCTCTGCTACTTTAAATGGTCTTTAAGCTTTGAAAGTTTTGTTATGTTCGTGTTTTTTTCACTGCTTTTGATACTCTCCTTTATAGATTGGGATACCTTTACACTACCAGACAGTCTAAATTTGGGTGGGCTTGCCTTTGGGCTGGTGAGTTCCTTCTTTAGGGAAAACTTCACCTTTTGGGATAGTGTAGTGGGTGCTTTGGTGGGGGCTGTGCCCTTCTTTCTCATATACATTTTCTATGTGAAAGTCAGAAAGATAGAGGGTATAGGGTTTGGAGATGTAAAGCTTATGGCTTTTATAGGTTCTGTGGCTGGTGTTTGGGGTGTGGCATCTGCTGTATTCCTTGGTTCTTTATTTGGGCTTTTGTACGCCATTCCTCTTATCATCAAGTATAAAAACATCTCCTTTGCGGTGCCTTATGGTCCTTTCCTGTCTTTGGGATGTTTTGTGGGCGTTATGCTAAGGGATTGGTTAAGTCCTATAATCCTGCAACAGTAAATTGACTATCTCTTCTGGCAGAGCGTCTCTGTTTTCTTTTTTTAATTCCATAAGCACCACTTGGGGATGTCTTCTTATCCATTTTACTAAGGGATGCACGTCTCTTATGGGTATGGTGATAAGCATGGAGCGCTTAGTATCAGAAAGTAGTAAAGAAACCATCTTTGCGAACCTCTCAGAAAAGAGCTCCATCTTTCCTACCTCGTCTATAACTACTATCTTGTCTTTTTCTTTCAAAGCTCTCTCAAGAACTGGCAAAGCTATACTTTCAAACCTTTCCACATTTACTCCATAAGAGCCTACCAAGTGTTTGGAAGTGAAGAACTTGCTTGCGAATATGATGGACTTTCCGTCTGTGCTTACTATCCTAAAGCCTGTCCTTTCCTTTTTGACTTTATCTCTTACTTCCTCAGTCCAAAAGCCTACCGCTTTATCCTTGATCCGCTCTACCACTTTTTTTACCAGTGTAGTTTTACCTATGCCCGGAGGACCTGTTAAGACTACTTTCATAAGTATAGGTCCTGTAGCGCATAAACCCTTAGCTTTCCCCCTTCCTTTATGAAACACTCAATGGCTGAAAGTATGGCATAGCCTCCTCTGACTGTTGTGGTGTATGGAACATCATACTGCACTACCGCCCTCCTTATGTAATAGGCATCGCTTCTTTCTTTTTTGCCCGTTGGTGTGTTTATCACCAAGTTTATCTCCCCGTTAGTTATCATATCCACTACATGGGGTCTTCCTTCGGACACCTTTAGGACATGTATGGTGTCTATCCCGTGCTCCTTTAAAAACTTGTGAGTGCCTGCGGTGGCACAAACTTCAAAGCCTATTTTTTTGAACCCTTTGGCAAGATCAATGACCTTTTCCTTGTCCCTGTCCGCAACGCTTATAAAAACTCTTCCTTTTGTGGGTAATCTGTTGCCTACCGCAAGCTGAGCCTTGTAGTATGCCATCCCAAACTCTTCATCTATAGCCATAACCTCTCCCGTGCTTTTCATCTCTGGTCCAAGCAGTGGGTCTACTTCCGGAAACCTTTTCCAAGGAAACACCACTTCCTTTACCGCGTATAGCTTTTTGTTTGCACTCATAAAGTCGCTCGCAATATGCACATCTCCCTTTCTTATTCTATCAAAAACCTCTGGGACTAACTGTCTTAGCTTTCTACCTACACCTATCTTGGCTGCAAGTTTTGCAAGAGGATACCCTATAGTTTTGCTTACAAAAGGCACAGTTCGGGAAGCTCTGGGGTTGACCTCAAGCACAAAAACCTCATCGTTCTTTACCGCAAACTGTAGGTTTATAAGACCTTTCACAGAAAGTGCTTTGGCTATTTTTTTGGACTGTTCTTTTATTGCATTTATAACCTCTTCCTTTAGTGTGTAGGGTGGTATGCATGCCGCACTGTCTCCTGAATGAATACCTGCCTCTTCTATGTGTTCCATAACCGCACCAATAAGATAGTCTTCCCCATCACCTATTGCATCTACATCCACCTCAACGCTGTCAGACAGATACTTATCTATAAGTATAGGTCTTTCGTAGCTCACACTAACTGCTTCCTCAAGATAGCTTATGAGCTCCTCCTCGTCGTAAACTATCCTCATAGCTCTGCCACCAAGCACATAAGAGGGTCTTACCAAAACAGGGTATCCTATGCTTTCTGCTACCTTTAGTGCTTCTTGCTTTGACCTTACCGCAGAGCTCGGTGGCTGTTTTATACCCAGTCTGTCTATAAGCTGTTTAAAAAGTTCCCTGTCTTCTGCTATGTCTATGCTCTCTGGCTGTATGCCCAGTATGTTGATATTTGCTTTTTTGAGGGGAAGGGAAAGTTTTAGTGGTGTTTGCCCACCAAACTGTAGAAACACGCCATCAGGCTTTTCTCTTCTGATCACCTCAAGCACATTTTCAAGAACAATAGGTTCAAAGTATAGCTTGTCCGCAGTATCGTAGTCTGTGGATACCGTTTCTGGATTGCAGTTTATCATAATGGTTTCTATACCCTCCTCACGCAAAGCGTATATAGCATGCACGCATGCGTAATCAAACTCTATACCCTGACCAATGCGATTAGGACCACTCCCAAGAATAAGAACCTTTTTCATTAAAACTTTTATTATAACCCTATTTGCCTTTTAATTCCATACGGTACATTAGAAACACAGGTAAGGTTTGAAAAGGAGCTGGAGCTGGAAGACCACTTTCAATTCCACACGGTACATTAGAAACCAAAGAGAAAAAGAAAGTTTTATGTGTTTGAGTGTACTTTCAATTCCACACGGTACATTAGAAACGCTCAAACCTGCTAAACTCTGGTATGGCTTTTGAAACTTTCAATTCCACACGGTACATTAGAAACATGGAAGACCCTATAGACCCAACCGAGAGCGTCTTCGCAACTTTCAATTCCACACGGTACATTAGAAACACTATCCAGAGGTATCTTTTAGGTTCAATCCTCTCTACTTTCAATTCCACACGGTACATTAGAAACAATCAATACTCAAAGCTTGGAGCCATAGTCAATATTCTGGCTTTCAATTCCACACGGTACATTAGAAACCATTCAATTCACAAGCGCATCATCATCACAAAAGAACCTTTCAATTCCACACGGTACATTAGAAACAACCCCCTTACGAAATTTTCTAATCCTTGAAAGACACTTTCAATTCCACACGGTACATTAGAAACATATTGATAAGCAGTATCTAAAACCTGTTCGTATAGTCTTTCAATTCCACACGGTACATTAGAAACCAAGGATTACAAGGGAACAGTTCTTAGAGCTAAAACTACTTTCAATTCCACACGGTACATTAGAAACAAAAGGAGGTAGGTGAGATGAAAGAAGTGCTTTTTGCTTTCAATTCCACACGGTACATTAGAAACGAGGTTTTTGGAGCTAAATTTAAAGCATGAGTATATTCTTTCAATTCCACACGGTACATTAGAAACCCCAAAAGAGATATTCAAGAAAAACATTATACATCAACACTTTGCTAAAAGGGGTACCCTTTTCAAATGAAGTTAATTTTCGGAAATCTTCAGTTCCCAAAAAGGGGCTGAAAAATTGCCATTTCTAACTATTGAAACTCAACAGTTCCAAAAGTACCTCATCAAAACATCAAAACACCAAAATGTTTTGATGAAGACATCAAAGGTATACTACCCCTATAATCTTACAAACACAGTCCTTATTCAACTGTCAAGATGACAAGGGGCTTATAAAACCCCTCAATCCTTTTTTTGATTTTAATCCTTAGAGAGAGAAATTGCTTATGATATATATCATAAAGTGTGTTGTTGGTTTTAGCTTTAACACTTCCAGCAAGAAGTCTGGAATCTTCTAAAGTCGGAGATGAATTGCTTACTGATAAAAATAGGTTTCGGTATATAATATTTATGGGAATAGAAAATAAAATCAAGGTAAAGAAAAATGCTAAAAGCATACAGATACAGAATATATCCAAACAAAGAGCAAGAGGAGTTCTTTGCTAAAACATTTGGAGCATGTCGCTTTGTCTGGAATAAAATGCTTGAAGGAAAGTTAAATGCGTTGAATAATAAAGAAAAATTACCAAAAATCACTCCTGCTAAATACAAAAAGCAATACCAATTTTTAAGAGAAGTTGATAGTTTAGCATTAGCTAATGTTCAGTTAAACCAAGAAAAAGCTTTTAGGGATTATTTTAAAAACAAAAAACATTTTGGACTACCTAAATTCAAAAAGAAAAAAGATAAACAATCATACACTACAAATAATCAAGGGAACACTATAAGAATAGATTTTGAAAAACAATTGCTTTACTTACCAAAAGTGAAAACCGGAATAAAAATAAAACTTCATAGGATTTTTGAAGGAAAAATTAAATCTGCTACAATAACAAAGACAAAAAGTGGAAATTATTATGTAAGCATATTAGTAGAAACAGACAAAGTTCAAAATAAAATAAAACAACCAAAATCAAAAATATGTGGAATAGATTTAGGACTTAAAGATTTTGCAATAATTACAAATGATAATGGAAGCTGTAAAATAGAAAATCCAAAATATCTTGTAAGAGCCGAAAAAAGATTAAAAAGACTACAAAGACAATTATCAAGAAAACAAAAAGGCTCTAACAACTATAAGAAAACAAGGGAAAAAATAGCAAAATTACACGAATACATATCCAATGCAAGAAATGATTTTTTACACAAGACATCCAAAGCCATTATTGACGAAAACCAAGTCATAGTGGTGGAGGGTTTATCTGTTAAAGCTTTACAACAGTCAATGCTCTCTAAATTAGTCTCTGATGTATCATGGGGAACATTCTTGAGATATTTAGAGTATAAGGCAAATTGGTATGGTAGAGAATTGATTATCGTAGACAGATTTTATCCATCATCTAAAACTTGCAGTGTGTGTGGATATATCAATACTCAATTAAGATTATCTAATAGATATTGGGAATGCCCAGAATGTAATACCTTCCACGATAGAGACATAAATGCAAGTAAAAATTTGTATAAAGTAGGATTAAGTAGGGTTGGAACGACCCGAACTCAGGCCTGTGGAGAATGCTCTGACGGCGGAACGATGATTTATCATCGGTCTACGAGTCAACATTCTATGAAGCAGGAAGCTACCACTTCTGTAAGTGGTAGTAGTTCACTTTCTTCGCTATGAGAGTGTTTTTTGTGCTCTTTTTTGTATTTTGGAGTGGTTGTTCTGTGGTGATAAAAGAAAAGCCAAAGCGTTATGAAGGTGGGTTAAAGGTTAATTGCCATAGTCCCATATACACAAAGGGTTTTTATTGTGAAGGAAACAGAGCAAGAAGTGGGTTGGTACAGCCTTGGAGTAAGGTAAAGATAATTAACCTGAAAAATCAAAAAAGTATAACTATAGCGGTTATGCGCGATGATGATGTTGATGGAGTGTGTGTTCCAGAAAAGTACAAGAGCATTCTCGGTGGAAACCCTTTTCCTGCAAAGCTTGAAATAGAAAGGTGTGGAAAAGAAGGTATCACAGAATGTCCTGCAAAGATAGAAGGGTTAGCAAGCTATTACAGAGAGCCCTATCACAGTAGAGAAACTGCGTA
The DNA window shown above is from Hydrogenobacter hydrogenophilus and carries:
- the ilvC gene encoding ketol-acid reductoisomerase — encoded protein: MAKIYYEEDATLEPLIGKTVAILGYGSQGHAHALNLRDSGIRVVVGLHQGSKSKRKALEGGFPVLEPARAVQEADVIMFLTPDTVQPQIYKESVEPYLNPSKSLAFAHGFNIHFKQIVPPKEVDVFMVAPKGPGHLVRWMYEEGKGVPALIAIYQDASGYCKDKALAYAKAIGATRAGVIETTFKEETETDLFGEQTVLCGGVTALIKAGFETLVEAGYQPEVAYFECLHELKLIVDLIYQYGIAGMRYSISDTAKYGDVTRGERIYKLIKPLMKDILSEIQKGEFAKEWILENQAGRPVFNALLERDRRHLIEEVGEKLREMMPWITGKELK
- a CDS encoding RNA-guided endonuclease TnpB family protein translates to MLKAYRYRIYPNKEQEEFFAKTFGACRFVWNKMLEGKLNALNNKEKLPKITPAKYKKQYQFLREVDSLALANVQLNQEKAFRDYFKNKKHFGLPKFKKKKDKQSYTTNNQGNTIRIDFEKQLLYLPKVKTGIKIKLHRIFEGKIKSATITKTKSGNYYVSILVETDKVQNKIKQPKSKICGIDLGLKDFAIITNDNGSCKIENPKYLVRAEKRLKRLQRQLSRKQKGSNNYKKTREKIAKLHEYISNARNDFLHKTSKAIIDENQVIVVEGLSVKALQQSMLSKLVSDVSWGTFLRYLEYKANWYGRELIIVDRFYPSSKTCSVCGYINTQLRLSNRYWECPECNTFHDRDINASKNLYKVGLSRVGTTRTQACGECSDGGTMIYHRSTSQHSMKQEATTSVSGSSSLSSL
- a CDS encoding CDP-alcohol phosphatidyltransferase family protein; amino-acid sequence: MNLTKRREALKKVYTPVGVMLYKLHLPPNLITLLSLILGMASAYSFYHGKLLTGASFLILSGLFDLADGTVARLSDRASKFGAVFDWIADKWVDGFVLGTVGYFYAGPFTAITVVTASMLHSFIKPVVYSEIGYQARIKGKIKDPLEGVGFFGRPETHLTLVMFAVLERVNAPVGLSLGIKLIALLTLLSLLLRILYLYKHFGRDYE
- the carB gene encoding carbamoyl-phosphate synthase large subunit, yielding MKKVLILGSGPNRIGQGIEFDYACVHAIYALREEGIETIMINCNPETVSTDYDTADKLYFEPIVLENVLEVIRREKPDGVFLQFGGQTPLKLSLPLKKANINILGIQPESIDIAEDRELFKQLIDRLGIKQPPSSAVRSKQEALKVAESIGYPVLVRPSYVLGGRAMRIVYDEEELISYLEEAVSVSYERPILIDKYLSDSVEVDVDAIGDGEDYLIGAVMEHIEEAGIHSGDSAACIPPYTLKEEVINAIKEQSKKIAKALSVKGLINLQFAVKNDEVFVLEVNPRASRTVPFVSKTIGYPLAKLAAKIGVGRKLRQLVPEVFDRIRKGDVHIASDFMSANKKLYAVKEVVFPWKRFPEVDPLLGPEMKSTGEVMAIDEEFGMAYYKAQLAVGNRLPTKGRVFISVADRDKEKVIDLAKGFKKIGFEVCATAGTHKFLKEHGIDTIHVLKVSEGRPHVVDMITNGEINLVINTPTGKKERSDAYYIRRAVVQYDVPYTTTVRGGYAILSAIECFIKEGGKLRVYALQDLYL
- a CDS encoding NTPase gives rise to the protein MKVVLTGPPGIGKTTLVKKVVERIKDKAVGFWTEEVRDKVKKERTGFRIVSTDGKSIIFASKFFTSKHLVGSYGVNVERFESIALPVLERALKEKDKIVVIDEVGKMELFSERFAKMVSLLLSDTKRSMLITIPIRDVHPLVKWIRRHPQVVLMELKKENRDALPEEIVNLLLQDYRT
- a CDS encoding prepilin peptidase; this encodes MDYLFVFLLGSVLGSFYNVLIYRLPRRESIISPPSHCPSCGSKIRWYDNIPIISYFLLKGKCRDCFASISLRYPLVEFLSGLLALLCYFKWSLSFESFVMFVFFSLLLILSFIDWDTFTLPDSLNLGGLAFGLVSSFFRENFTFWDSVVGALVGAVPFFLIYIFYVKVRKIEGIGFGDVKLMAFIGSVAGVWGVASAVFLGSLFGLLYAIPLIIKYKNISFAVPYGPFLSLGCFVGVMLRDWLSPIILQQ
- a CDS encoding septal ring lytic transglycosylase RlpA family protein, whose protein sequence is MRVFFVLFFVFWSGCSVVIKEKPKRYEGGLKVNCHSPIYTKGFYCEGNRARSGLVQPWSKVKIINLKNQKSITIAVMRDDDVDGVCVPEKYKSILGGNPFPAKLEIERCGKEGITECPAKIEGLASYYREPYHSRETAYGIPYDMYGMYAAHRTLPLGTMLKVINTENQREVVVKVIDRGPFKEERVLDLSYGAARELGMINRGEVRVIAYVLRCGE